The region CTGTAACGTGATGTTGGTTTGGGGGTCCCCGAGGGCGGACCCGGGCGTCGCTACGATTAAAGAAGGATTTGGGGGACCCTGACTGGTTGATGGAGTTTGTGGCTAATACACACAATTAAAGacgttttctaattaatataatttaattaataaagtacaaaaaagCTGAAatgaagttatatttaaattataaaatatgttggcATTATATTAGATCCGCAATTAGTTATTCGTACGTCGTATCCGAAACCTaacctttaataatattattaaatacgtaATCATAATTACacgtacatttaattttaaaaaatatgaaatagtaagcagtaatattaataaaacgtgGTGTCTGTGTATCAAGaccaaataatcaataaaaagtgGTTAATGCTGttaaaaatcatgtttttcattcatttaaatattattattattactaatatttgttactataaaattaataaaaatatgtaataataactattataccATATACCATAACTACTTTAGAATATTATGAGcctattgtaattaaattttgaatgattttttttatgaaaaacctACTGTTGCTGGTTGCGTGAGGTTCCAATCAGGAGTAGGCACTGCCGGTGTGTACCTAGCGGGGCTGTTGAGCATCGCCCTTAAATGCACATCACTCTTCACTTCCATTATTTTGTACTTATTGCtatcacaattattttatagtttaatgcATTGTCGGGTATATTATTGCAATTATGTTGCaatgttttgttattttatcagCTTATCAGCTGATCTTTAATGTTTTACAGGTTATGCTCCATATGGATAGACGGTCGGAGCCAAAAAGAGAGATTTGAGCAATTCGCATTGAATACATAGTACACGCCCTGTATTATGCGGTTCGTGTCTTCGCTAAGGGTACAAATTCCAGTAAGATTTCTGTTAAACTTCACTCGATTTAAACGCACCAAAACTCCAGCACAGTATTCGTAAGTTACTAAAGTAtggttttaaaacttttacttttaatatttaatgttttattaagtaattaatgcGGAAtaactttgtttatttacgTTTTCAGTTTAGTACTACTGTTGCGCCATCATAGCTTAGTTTTTAACACTAATTGATCTATACGAGGGTTTATCAGAATGTCCCAAAAAGCTCgagttattgatttatataaaacggTAAGAGTCTAATTTTAGATtacaactataaaattttggataGCCTTACATtagaaatgtatataattatttattaacatactaGGTATAAtatcaaacattttgtaatcTTGGTTGCATAacttatataaacttaaaactttaataagacattattaattaatcaaattaatgttGCAGTTATTGCATCTAGGTAAAGAATATCCGGCAGGTCACGAGTATTTCAgagaaaaattacataaagccTTTATGAAAAACAAGGATGTAACCGACGCAGAAGTAATAGAAAAGATGATCGGTCATGGAAAGTTCGTCGTTAAAGAATTGGAAGCTCTGTATATGCTAAAAAAATATCGAACTCTCAAGAGACGTTATTATGACTGATAttgtttcttgaaaaattgtatatagtttttataaataaagtttattttgttaatttaatggtttaaGTAACAaggaagaaaaacaaaaattatcaacagGACGAGtgatatgatttattttttttgtctacTTAACAAGAGCAGGGTTGTCACATTGTTtcacaatataatattatcaatacttattgttcattttaacatttaaaaagtaactatagacttttttataataaagtgcTAGCTATAGCTATCTGGATAAAGCTGTTGATAGTACTTTGTTTATTCCAACTAAAAAACCAAAGCCAACCCAATGATTTAGTTGTACCACAGTAAACGACCCGTTATTTCGAATTATCCAGATCGGCACTGTTGTgttcgttttaaaatatattttattatcattatttaaacagGCCATTTATGTAATCAGATCTAAAAAATGGAGCTGGCGATGCTAAAAACTATAAACTAACAGTtacaatgtattaaatatatgcatGTTTGTAAAAGTGTATGGATAATAATGCGTATGATAATCAAAACAATGTTTTCAACGATTggattaacatttattattacaatcaaTGCATATACATGATAACACTCTGATTCTTTTAATCACGTcatctaattaatatacaatctcCTAATATTGCCATTCAGTTTATAAAGCCTTATAGTGCAATACATTTTCATCAATTGAACAGTCcctttaacagtttatgttaACCTCAGTTTGAaactgtattattataatcataagACATTAAGCAACAAtgtcacatttattttctgaAGCAGTATAGTTTCAAAATGAGATTCCTGCGATGTGCTAccttgtgtatttttatgtagaactaaatttattaaatttgggcCCTTAATGCATAAGATGTGGAAATGTTACGGAAAAAATGGGGCCGACAACGATCTTattatgtttcaaatatttcatttttcttaatatacacaacattttaacatgatatataaatatatgtacaacAGGAAAAAGGAAGATAAGATAATATCAGTATTTTGTAGAGTGAttccattaaattaatctaatccAGTTTAATACTTGTTTGtctatttatattctaatcAACTGTTAGATTAATTCATGTTCTACAGCATGTACTTCAGACACATTTGGTTCGGATGGTCTACTCTATCAAAACTAGGACAAATAGATCTCCACGGTTCGATCGAGAAGCTCAGAAATCCTATCTTAGAATAATGATGACTGAGCCTGGTAACGAACATTACAGtccataaatgtaataataaaaaaaacgcaATAAAACTTCTCTTTAAACTGTACAGTAacgaaaacaataacaaatttatatatggaACGCCCCAAACTGTTTAACTTCAATCGATCACTATTATTACTGTAGTAGTAGAAGCAAAGCTGTTTGAAGGGATGGAATTGAAACAGTTTCAGATGTTCCGatcttaaatacataattaacaaagagtatataaagaaaataataacgaTCAACATTGCTAATTTGTACAATATATGCATGAAATGTTTTACAATGTGATTGTTACTAATTTCTAACAAATTGGTTGTGCAAGTATCAAAACAAAGCTAAACATTATACATGTTTTGATCTATGAGCTATTATTCTTTCTATTGtctgtataatttttctaacacTCTATATctagaatttatatatatatatattcataaatacaCGTCAGGTGTCCCTCATAAACGATTTTAACGCTTTTATTATCAAGAAAAGTTTTATAAGGCTTTAATTTGGAATACTTCATCAAACTAGTTTCATGATAAGTCTAAGGTTAAGCTATCACAATGAAAGATGAAAGtgaagtattaaaaatgatgCTGGGTTATGTGGTTGAATACGTTAGCGTTCAGGGGATAAAAAAATCGTTTATGCGTCAACATTAGAAAGAAAATTGGATAAATGAATTTGATAGCAATACTGTTTCTGTTATCCTTTACATCTACTGTGGAAGTAAAAGAcatatttacagaaaaaaatggGATATGACAATGAGTTGATGTTCGTTGAAGGCATTAAGAGTAACCTTAACACATAGGACCAGTTATATGATAATCAAGCTATTCAACGATAAGTTTCCTTAATTACGGTTAAATATAACGGTTACTCCATTCAtatgttaaaaagtaaatagatttgaatgaataaatattataaaatataacatctaTACATTTATACCATAGTTTAAAAACGAGGGATATTCATGCTAGGTAACCATTATCTGCGTAAATTGTCTGGAAAAGAAATAGATTTATGTCCAGCAACACATTATCAATGTTTCACCTTAAATATTTCTGCGTTGTTATGTTTCCAGGACATCTTAGTCCTTCTTTTCATCCTCAGGGTCCTTCAGTGTGTGCCACTGTGCGATCGGTCTGCGAGGTGATGCTAACATATCAGACCAGTGGCGCAGTTCGGTCCCGCTTGCGTTGTAACCCAGTACTACTTTGCCGATAGGTTCCGATGTGCCAATCCTGTCGTAATCCACCACTGTCACTTGCAAATTTACTTTCtgaaaatccataaaattattgatccGTGTTGAAAAGATAGTAAGGTGAAACGTACTTGAATTTGTTCAAACGGTACTTCGAAAGTGAACG is a window of Aethina tumida isolate Nest 87 chromosome 7, icAetTumi1.1, whole genome shotgun sequence DNA encoding:
- the LOC109606802 gene encoding LYR motif-containing protein 5A; this translates as MSQKARVIDLYKTLLHLGKEYPAGHEYFREKLHKAFMKNKDVTDAEVIEKMIGHGKFVVKELEALYMLKKYRTLKRRYYD